A stretch of DNA from Perca fluviatilis chromosome 15, GENO_Pfluv_1.0, whole genome shotgun sequence:
CAGATCACAGATTAACTgatttaccatggcaactagAGCCGCGTACTTTTCCCCGTCGGAAGCACAAATCCTCATGGAGGCATACGAGGAGGTAAAAGGTATAATTAAGAAGAAAGGCAACACCGCCACAGTGATAAAGCAaagagaaaaagcgtggcaaaGTATTGCAGACCGCCTGAATGCGTAAGTAGTGCACAATTACACACTCACCGCCCGGCTCAAACATCACAATtacaattcaaatatttaattcaCATCTCCAAAAACGCAGTTGTACTGTAATTATGACACGGTTAaatttttaattgaaatgcacTGCAGATATGAGTGAAATTGTGTAAAGTAACTCCATCACACTGTATAAAGCTatgataaattattattaaagccTTACATTATTATTTAACGTTACTACGCTCAGTACGGTTTAATCTTAGCCGTTGTACTCTGCTTCTTATGTTGTCCaccgtttttttgtgtgtttctcctGCTTTTATTAATGTAAAGCTGCTTTGACAGAATGAAACAAttgtgaaaagtgctatataaataaattttaattgaataaatagatgagctataataataatcactttaatttatatagcgcctttcaaaGGACCCAAGGTCGGTTGCTCACTGCACTGCAAAATGTCTTTCTTACTTAgtatttttgtcttgttttcagtaaaaaaaaaaatatctcaaaaaaatcttaaatattTTCTTGAGCAAAATTACCTAGGAAAATAAGCAAAAAAATCTGCCAGTGAAACAAGAGAACTTTTCTAAAATTAAGTGTTTATGGAAAAAGTAAACTTATTTCAAGAgaatttttcttattatattgacagattttttatttttttgcttgttttaagCACACATCTACTTaaagtttatattttttgtCTAAACTATACTTATTTTGCTAGGTCATTTAGTAAATCAAGAAAATACAtctttatttaagtttttttttttttttttatttttactgaaaacaagacaaaaatacTAAGTCATTTTTTGCAGTGTGACTCCATTAAATGTTCTTGTgataaagaatgtgtgtgtgtgcgtgtgatgtAGATTAAACATGAACGGGCCAAAACGGACATGGCAGCAGGTCAAAATCAAATACAAGAACATTCTGCAGAATGGTATGGTCCCTGACTAATATTTAACAAAGCACAAGCATATATTGTACCCAGAAGGTGCCTGCTCACACATTGTCTGTACTGTTTTAGCAGTGAAAAAGAATACCCACAGACAAGGCACGGGTGGTGGGTCACCAAAGGCTGACCTTACCCCAGCAGAGGACATGGCCTTGGAGCTAAATAAAGGCAGGCCCGTCTTAGAGGGGATCCCTGGGGGGAAAGAGACGAGCATAGGTTCCTCCCAAGATGCCACCCGCTTCATTCAAGGTATGTCCTTCCATCTCTACATGGGATACAACCACATTCATATTGAATCAATTTGGACTGTCTGACTTTGGTTTACCTATTGCCTTGCAGGGTCTGGCAGCACTGTGTTCCTGTTAGAGCCACCAGCACAAGCACCAGACGATGCTGATCCAGTGAGTACTCCATCAAAGGCATACTGTAGGCCTGGCATGTCTTGTCTACTAGCTTCAATATGATTCCGATTAAATGTGATAGGGTGAAGGCCCCagtgcagcagcaacagcacatGATAGAGAcgacgatgatgatgaggaggagaccATCTCTCTGGATTCCGGAAGGCATGAGGTATCATGTTAAGACTGTGAAAGTACTATTTACTCTACAATGGTGAGGAGTCCTCATCAAaatcaaaaaatctaatttcttTTACAGGACCCAGATGCTATACAGTGGGAAAACCAGCCTGGCAACATAGTGCGTATAAATAAAAGGACACCACATCCTGCCAAATTCCAGCTGCGCTAATTGTATTGTGTTCACAGAGCTCACAAGCTATCAGAAAGTTGTATGGCAACCACCTCCGCGCCAAATAGAACTGGCAGACATAGACATTCAGTACAAGAAGAAAAAGATTGAAAATCTTGCACTGGAGTCCGAAATAAAAAAGAGGACAATTAGGAAACTGGaccttgaaataaaaaaacttgagaGGGAGGTGAGATATGCCTTCAATGTACACTGTATGCTAACTGTAACACAAATGTATTAatcattatttttctttcctcccccaGCTCCAAGAAGATGACACAGCTCAAAATAAGAATTAGGTATATTCTCGTAAAGTCAAGTGAGCCATGACATATGAGCTCTTATTGTGATCACACAGGACGGTGGCATCTTTataaggttttttttattttcccagcAATCGGTACAACCAAGTCATAGTTATAAGGCATCGCCCTCTTTTGCCCACCCCCCCAGCACCAGGTGTGGCCACTAGCCTATATGAAGGCCCAAAATTGTGTGTTCCTTTCTGCTCTGACAATGGCATGCCCATTCTTGCGAGATGTGGTGGATGAAGAAGCACTTGTGCTGAGGAGAGCCTTCAGGCGAGAAAGGGTCTTCAGGGACCGGTTGGACCCACTGGCCTTCCCTGATGACCATCTATATGAAAGATACAGGTTTTCTGCAGATGGCATCAGGTATCTATGCAGACTACTGGGTCCCAGGATTAAGCACCGCCACTGCACGGAGCCATGCACTGAGTGTGGAGCAAATGGTTTGTGTGGCCTTGCGCTTTTTGCTAGTGGAGCCTTCCTGTACTCAGTGGGGGATGCAGAACAGCTGAACAAGGCCACAATTTGCCGCACAATAAGGGTGTGTTGTCCGGCTATCAAAGCATTAGCAGATGTCTTCATCTCCTTCCCTGGCCACAGAAGACTCTGTGACATCAAAGAGGAGTTCTATAGGATTGCAGGTAAGAGGATCTACAAATTACAGGACAACTGTTAACACATAGTAGGATACTCATTACTTTGTGTGACAGGTTTCCCCAATCGTCATTGGTGCAGTGGACTGCACACACATAAGGATAAAAGCCCCCTCAGGTGCCCATGAGGCCGATTTTGTGAATAGGAAATCCTTTCACAGCATTAATGTTCAGGTGAACATAACTTTTGATATTGTCCATTGACGAACACTCTGCATTGCCAGTGATGTGCATTGATTGGTGTAATATTCCTCATCTTATGATTTCAGATGGTCTGCAATGCTGACTGTGTGATCAGCAATGTTGTGGCAAAATGGCCTGGCTCAGTCCATTACTCCAGAATCTTTCGGGCCTCTGAAATCTATCAGTGCCTATCACAAGGTAAGCCACACAACCCCTATTTATAGCCATCATGGCTGTGTCAAGAATATCACTGTGTTTATGAGGTAGTAATGATGAGATTTTGTGTTGACAGGTGAATTCTCTGGTGTGTTTCTGGGAGACGGGGGTATGGCTGCCAGCCTTTTCTCCTGACACCTTTCACAGACCCCCAGGAAGCACAGCAGGCCTACAACCATGCCCATGCCAGGACCAGGGCCAGAGTTGAAATGACCTTTGGCCTCCTGAAGGCACGCTTTCACTTCCTTCACAAATTAAGGGTCAGCCCTGTTAGGGCATGTGATATTACTGTGGCTTGTGCTGTCCTCCACAATGTGGCCTGCCTGAGGAAGGAGAGGGCCCCCAGAGTGCCACCAGCGATGGACTGGGACAATCCGACAATCTTCCCTGATGACGACAGTGGTCGGCTGCTGAGGGACCAATATgtgttgaattattttagttagtaTGTGTGCTTTCAATTTTGGTAAAATATGTCCTGCGGTGGCAGAGGAATTTGGGTTTTTTTGGGTTCGTTTTTTTACAAATTTGGCCTCTTATGATGTTTGTGCGGTATACTGTGTGTAATACAAGGCTGCAGGGAGGCTACTGCATCCATTCATTTGTCTGTTCAGTTGATGTGTATGGATTTGTCCTGCATTTATTTTAGTGTGCAGACATGCAGGGTGTGTTATATACAGACCTTTGAATGTGTATGTATCATTTTGTATAATATGCTTTGATTCTGTGCTTTCCATCTTGAGTCACTGTGACTTCAGTTTCAAAAGGAGCTGATGGTTTACCTGCTTTGTTTTGTCCTTATTCAATAAAGGAACATAATGTTacacattgtgtttttatattcatatggaatgtgtatttgtgtatttgtttatatGACAGAGTACTGGCAGTATAAATTatgcaacccgttctcattccgaactcgtaaaataagtaagtttggtcagtgtccttcagcgtctgatgcgacgaaaaaggcacccttcggcgtatttgtgtaacgtactggggagagccgcagttggaggagacttagcgagtggtatgtaaggggaaattgctgcgtaaggatggtggttggggtggcggatgggtaaaacaccggactttcactcaggagactcgggttcgcgccccgcgtgtggcgtctTGTTTCCccccgtctacggcgtgtgtttcccggcttttgaggcgtccttttcccgttgtttttcttttgtttcccccgtctacggcgtgtgtttcccggctcttgaggcgtcctttccccgttgtttttctcctaaacctaacctccgCAATTCCGTTATTgccgcgcttcacccgcggtgtgtttcccggcttttgaggcgtcctttccccgttgtttttctccgaaaaagtgacggcaatagtggcgaccaagcacgtttacatgagacgctaaaagagacttttaacgtcaaataagaacgagaaaggctcctgaccgaacgtccttattttacgagttgggtgtgagaatgtgttgaattaTGTGCTAAGCAAGAATGTAAATATTAATGAATCTATGTTTGTTAAGGGAACtgatgaaaaagaaattgagattattaaaattaaaaaatgtaagatGAGTAAAAATTCTAAAGACTGGAATGGTATTGACGTGTATAAAGTATTATTAGTTGTGTTGTTAAACCTCTAAGGCATGTATTTAATCAATCTCTGAAAACTGGAGTTTTTCCAGATAAAATGAAATGGCAAAGGTGATACCAATATACAAGGCTGATGATAAACATACACGTTCAAACCACATACCTGTTTCACTGCTTTCCCAGTTCTCAAAAATACTATGAAAAAATATTCTTGACAACTTCATTACTAAACACAATATACTGTGTGATCAGCAATATGGTTTCATTGCTAATAGTACAACTTCACATGCACATATTCAATTTGTAGAAGAAGTAACAGCAATAGAACGTAAACAATATGCATTGAGGATATTCTTGGATCTTAAGAAGGCATTGATAATGATATTACACTAATATGGAATTAGGGGGACTGCACTTTCTTGGTTAAATAGCTACTTACATAATCAACATCAATATGTTGAATTGCAAAACCTTAAatcaaagttaaagaaaattACCTGTGGGGTCCCCCAGGGTCAGCGTTGTTgtttaaattatataaataacgTAGGTGAGGtgtcaaaaacactgaaaaccaTTTTATTTGCTGATGACACTAATGCAATATGTTCTGGGGAAAATCTGGAACAACTCTTGGATACTGtggaaaattaataaaaaagatgAAGAGATGGTTTGATGCAAATAAACACTGAACTTAACTAAAACAACATTCACATTCATATTTGTTGCACGATTCGTGCAACAAATTTACACAAAAAATCTTGACACGGAAatagaaaaagtaaaagaacttAAATTTCTGGGAGTAATAATGGATGAAAAATTATGTTGGAAGCCAGATATACATCATATTAAGGCCAACATATCCAAATCAGTTGCAATACTGTATAAAACCAAATACCTATTAAaccaacatgacaacatgttgTATTGTTCCTTCATCCTGCCATACATTACTTACTGTTTGGAAGTGTGgtgaaacacaaaacaaacacttaaCCTATAATCATCCTTCAAAAGAGAGCTTTAAGAATTGTAAATAAAACCACTTATAGAGCACCAACTAATCCACTTTTCATCAAACTAAAAGCACTAAAATTCAAAGATGTTGTTGACTTTAAAACTGCACAAATCATGTACAAAGTAAATA
This window harbors:
- the LOC120575289 gene encoding uncharacterized protein LOC120575289 — protein: MATRAAYFSPSEAQILMEAYEEVKGIIKKKGNTATVIKQREKAWQSIADRLNALNMNGPKRTWQQVKIKYKNILQNAVKKNTHRQGTGGGSPKADLTPAEDMALELNKGRPVLEGIPGGKETSIGSSQDATRFIQGSGSTVFLLEPPAQAPDDADPGEGPSAAATAHDRDDDDDEEETISLDSGRHEDPDAIQWENQPGNIVRINKRTPHPAKFQLR